The Oryza sativa Japonica Group chromosome 11, ASM3414082v1 DNA window GATAGGAAATCGGATAAGTATTTTAACAGAAAATTCTATAAGAAGTAAAAAAGACATGTATGACCTGATAGCAAATTATAGATGTATAGTACTAGTTCTCTCACATATGATCGGTGTTACtcgataggaaaaaaaaacgagaGCGCTATCGATTTAGATTTTACGTATCGAAAACCGAcctttttcaaacaaaaaacaCCGAACTAAGAAAACTATAAAAACCGAACGCCCACTGGTACTACTTTGCCATAGATTCTTTTTATTCCTAATTGGACATATGACTATTTTTGTTCAAACTATATTTCTCTCATGCTGCATAAGAACATTGGTGAACATACactccttttctcctttttctttttattttcttctcatAATGTTTGAgaatattttatatttctttttttatatcaCAGCCATCTCTTTTACTAAATATTAGGAGAGACATTTTGACTGACGTGAATGGTGTATTTAGTTGTGGATATAATGTAGAGACAAAACATTAACCGTAAGTACGAACACACGTACCAACATCAAACTTTTATTTGAACAATAAAACACAAACTTTCTTCCTAAGATGACGAAACATTCAATGGTGTGTGGACGGCTGCACGCAGCACGCGGATGATACAGACCATGCAGAGAATGATCCTACCAAGAAAAATGAGAGACGAGAAAAACGTCGcggaaaaagattaaaaaaaaagagaagaatacTTTAATATTATTCGTGGCTCTCCTCGGCATTGCGAGCGCCCATGGATTGGACACGCGTCTCTCTCGCCTCCTTCccactcccaccaccaccactgcctcttcctcttctccgggAGTCCCAAACTGCAGCAGCGCGCGGCACAggagagcgaggaggaggaggagatggcggaggcgaagcagcagcagcagcagccgcaggcggcgacggcggcggcggcgagcggggtgTGGAAGACGGTGAAGCCCTTCGCCAACGGCGGCGCCTCCGGGATGCTCGCCACCTGCGTCATCCAGCCCATCGACATGGTCAAGGTACGAACGCCGCCCCACGGGCTGGGGCTCCCTGCCTCCGCTGGAGGTTTGGTGTGAGGGTTCGCGCGCGGGGCTAGTTGGTGCGCTAGGCTTGTGCGGAATGGCTTCTAAGGGAAACATGAGCGGTGTGCGGATGAGCTGTTTGATGCATTGCCGACGTCTCCATCTGTTGAACATTTTTGTTTCATTGCTTGGTTAGAGACAGGATTCTTAACGATTTTCGTACTGGAATCGGGAGTGTGATATTGAGTTACTGATTGTCTCTGAGGTATTTTCTATTTGTTCCTGATGTACCCGCGACGAATGGCTGTCGATTTGAGGAAttttatcgtttgggttcagtTTTTGCATTCGTTAGTATAGAAGGTTTTCCCTCTTCAAGATTTTAGTGCTGGCCCCGAATGCTAGTTCGACTGTTTAGCTCAACATCGAGAAGATGATGTCTTGTAATATTTTTCATGGCTGAGGAGTTAGCACAGTTGGAAAGGAGGTCCCTTGTAGTTGTACATCTCGTGGGAGATTCCTTACTCCCTCGAGGCCTCGATTCGGATAAGAATGTCATTTTGGAGTTTTTAAATTCAGTAAGACATAGCTTTGGCTGCTTAATTCTTTTTCATAAATCTAAAATAGTTACGCTAGTGTAATATTATAATGTTTCCTCATAACAAACTTGACCATGTCATTTTTTCAAACTTATGTTATAAACAAATTTTATGGTCAAAGTCAATTTATGTGGACTACACGGCCTCTAAAACAGCATTATTCCGTGGCCGGAGGGGGTACTATTATTACTGCCAAGACCTTCTAACCTTCATCGGTTGCTTTCGTTGAGACCTTCTTGCTCTGAATTAGCAGTTGAATCTGGGTTTGCAGCTGAGCTCACGTTTGTGGGACAATGTTTTTCTGTTTTATGATCCAAGCAGTTACTGATTTGTTGATGCTTGTGCAGGTGAGGATCCAGTTGGGTGAGGGCTCGGCGGCTTCTGTCACCAAGAAAATGCTTGCAAATGAGGGAATTAGTGCCTTCTACAAGGTTCGTTGTCTTGAGGCCGTGGTTTAAAAATTCCAGTATTTGCGTTGTGCACTAACCCAGTACTGTAGCATGTTACACACGTACGGAACCTGCAGTTACATCATCTGGATGGAACCCCGTAGTCTTGTACCACTTGACTATTACATGGTCTCCATAATTGTCCTTTGACTGCTAATATCTATTGTAACATAGTTCTAAATTATTCTAAATCATCAGCTTTCTTGTCACTCAAACTGTTATTGCTTAAATTCTTTGTGTCCAGGGCTTGTCTGCTGGTTTGCTCAGGCAAGCAACATACACAACCGCTCGTCTCGGATCCTTTAGGTTTGTACGTACTACTTAGCCCATAATATCTTTTGCTAGTAAGTTAAAGTGACTGTCAAATAATTAACAGCTTTGACTTGACATCCTGTTCTTTTCAGCTGAATAATAAATCAGCAGTATGCAATATTATCTTGTATTGAAATGAAAACCTGTGGTTTTGGTTGATAAAATACAACAGCAAAGTGCAATACTATCTTGGATCTTATAACTGTCCTGTAGATGCATATATTTGTTTTTGAAGCAATGACACTTCATACCTAGCAAACTCAGCCTAAGTGCATTACCGCCCGATACCCCTACTAGCAGGTATTCAGCTAAAGAGTATCAAACAAACCAAGTGTAGTGCACCTCTGAAGGACTCCTCTTGTAGTAACCATTTAATCTATCGATGGTTTTGTTTCAGGATTATGTCATGTTGAACAGTTTGTCAAGCAGGGTCACTAATGTAGATAAAGTTACATTGCCTTAATTCCGTAAGTTGCAGCAAAATATAACTGTTGGATTCTTGAGAGAATCAATAATAGAACCTTCTGTCCTGTTGTCGGGAGGTGTTTAACCTCCTACCCAGCTGGATTCAATGTCCTAGTACAAGTGTCGGTGCCCATCAACTCTTGTTGTGAATAATAGAAGTAACCTTTGGCAAATTTTCAAGAAAGAATGCTGCAATAGTCAAGTTTTCTGACATTGCTCTATGCCAAGCAGGAAAGGTTAACTGTTAGGCTTTACCATAACCATGAATATCAATCTGGAAAGTCACTTATGCAATGTTTTCAGCTGTTTTGATCTGATCTTCCCTTCCTATACTTTGGTTGTGTTATTTGGTTGAGTTTCTTCACACTGTATTCCCTCAGGGTTCTAACAAACAAAGCGGTTGAAGCAAATGATGGGAAGCCACTGCCTCTAGTCCAGAAAGCTGGTATTGGTCTCACCGCAGGAGCAATTGGAGCCTGTGTTGGTAGTCCTGCGGATTTGGCACTCATTAGGATGCAGGCTGATTCAACGTTGCCAGCAGCCCAAAGTCGCAATTATAAGAATGCTTTTCATGCACTTTATCGTATTGCTGCTGATGAAGGTGTTCTAGCACTTTGGAAGGGCGCAGGTCCAACTGTAGTGAGAGCTATGTCGCTAAATATGGGCATGCTTGCCTCCTATGATCAGAGTGTGGAGTTATTTAGAGACACACTTGGTGCTGGAGAAGTCACTACTGTACTTGGTAAGATAATACTCATTTGAATTTCGGTTTCATGCAATCTTTCTGATTTACCTGTTCTCTATCAAACATTTCTCAAGCGTTTGAGGATGTGGATCCAGAGTGACTTAATGCTTGCAACTTTCTATAGGTCGACTTCCAGACATATATATCAACTTGTGGGCACAAAAGAACAAAGttgatcaattaaaaatttcagATGTCTTCATATAGTTCcactaatatttttatattttgttcatGATCTCTACCTTTGTTATGCTCTTTGGACTTAAACTCTACTTACCTGTTGAAAATAAGCACATGATAGTAGGCCTGCTAAAAGTCTCCTATCATGTGCTTAGTGTGTGCAACAAATGTGTTGAGTAGTGCCAACCTAAATATTATTTGCATGTCAAAATTGATTTTATATTTTGATTGCAGGGGCCAGTGCTGTTTCAGGGTTATGTGCGTCTGCTTGCAGTTTACCCTTTGATTATGTGAAGACACAGATTCAAAAGATGCAGCCTGATGCCTCCGGGAAGTATCCATACACTGGGTCTCTTGATTGTGCCATGAAGACCTTGAAGAGTGGAGGCCCATTTAAGTTCTACACTGGCTTTCCTGTGTACTGTGTCAGGATTGCACCACATGCCATGGTAATGCAATTATCACACATTTCTTCCTTGCTTAGCAGAAAACATCACATCTGCATGTTCTACCATTCTTAACTAATGACATCTTTTGTGCAGATGACTTGGATATTCCTAAATGAGATCCAGAAGCTCGAGAAGCGTTTAGGCCTCTAAGAGCTGGTTGGTTCGGTCATGCTGTCCTTACCTAAGACATAACAACAGTCCAGGTGTACATAGTCGAGCAATTGCTTCTGATAAACAAAATCTTTAGCCTATATGCTTCCTTGGTGCTTTGAGCCATTGACACCAAATGATCACCTCATTTATTGTTCTTTGGATCATTTCTTGGTAAATTTTGGGCTTACATACTGTTATCAGTTTAACACGACTACCAAGTACCATGAGAACAATACGTTGTTGAATGTTGATTACTGGTTTGCCATTTGTTTGACACTGTTATTACGTTGCTTTATCTAATCTTTTCTTTAGTTttgttgagagagagagagagagagagagagagagagagagagttgcttgattttgttttttgttcTGTCGTGCACTGAAAGGAAGCATGAATATAGCAGTAAATCCttacaaaatataatcatttgtgATTTGATATGATCGGTCGTTCTTTGTCTCCACATATGTAGGTTTATTCTCCAATTCACCATGGACCTTATATGCCCATGAAAGCTTAACGCAACCCATCTATTGTGTTAGGTATTACATTTAGGTGCTATCTGAGAATTCCATTCGGTTCAGCCACCCACATCCATAAATTTTGTGCTATTTCCATTTCCAAGCGCCCCCTAAATCATCATATCATTTTACTTTTAGGTACGTGAATTACCTAAAACTTAACAAATCACATGGATGAGGGTTGCGGCAAGGAGACCCGCTCTCGCCACTCCTCTTCATCCTTGCGATCGTCCCGTTGCAACGGCTGCTTGACAACGCCACGGATTTGAAGCTGCTTAGTAAGCTGGGAGGTCGATCTGCACGCCTTCGAATCTTGCTTTATGCAGACGGTGCAACAGTTTTCATCAAACCTGTCAAAAGTGAAGTGCAAGCTTTCTTCAACCTGCTATGCAAACTCGGCCAAGCAACTGGTCTCTCCACCAACATTCAGAAATCCCAGGTAAAAGTAATCAGATGTGAGAGCATAGATCTGAATAACGTGCTACAGAAAACACTAGTCTTGAGAGCATCCCTGCCAATGACATACCTAGGGCTACCTCTTGCTGTCGGTCGTTGCGTAAGTTGTACTTACAACCTCTTTTCGAAAAAACCTTGGGTAGAATGGCAACTTGGCGCGGGAGAAACATGAGGCTAACCGGACGCACTACGTTGGTCAAGTCAATGCTCTCCTCGCAGCCCGTTTACCTTTTGACATCAATAGAGGTCACTAAGGAATCTCTAGAAGTGCTTGACAAGCAGAGAAAGAGCTTCCTCTGGGTGGGTATGGGCAACATAACGGGTGGAAAATGCAAATCAAATGGAAAAGAACATGCTCGCCAACAACCTATGGTGGCCTTTCATTACCATTGGGGATGGGTCCACAACCCGATTCTGGGATTTAGTCGGGATGAATGGGCTATGACCAAAAGATGCCATGCCGCAAGCATATGCAATATCCAAACGAATAAACAGAACCTTGTGGGATGTGATCGCGGATAATACTTGGTGCATGGCCTAAACCTCACAACCAGACAACCTATGGAGCTCTATTAGTCGAGCTACACTGGTTTAGTTACTCATAGATATGATTGTACCATGTATTATGtttataaattaataataaagtgttccttgaaatagataattCATTGTTGACCAATGAGTGTGTGACTTATTCCTGAGAATCTTTATGTGATATTACTTGTTATTTTCATAAGATCAACGAGTGTCTATCATATATGGAAAAATATGATTCCAACATCAGCATAGGTATTAATTGATAATCTTGTCTCATGTGTATAATATAGAGATGCCAAATCGTCCACAAGTTGTAGACCATATTATTGGATACACAGAACATAAGACATTCTAAGGATTATAAATTGTCATCGGTTGATCTCAAGTAGTTTTGGTGTAGAATCCTTGTAGCTCAAAGTAAGTCACTTTGGGGCTACCAAATGCACTCCGTAATTGGTAGTTAGGGTTTTTCATGAAGTATGTAGTGGGATGTGAATAAATGAGATGGGATTTCCCTTTTAGTTAATGGGAGATACATCTTCTAAGCCCCTCGATTTTATAGACTTCGAAAATGCATGGtcattgtcacgtcctgataaattcattccaaattaaaaatcattttttaaaagtaataatataatttattaaaatcctaaaagaaattggcaacattaaaatgcgtacaagaaaaatgCGAATGTGGTCCAGAGTATTTttcttaaattctccatgatctaaaaagagccctcaaattttacttgaataaTTTCtaccgtcaatattacccaaTTAATGAAGACTGGAGCTCCGCGTTTTCCGGAAGGGTGGTGAGGTGATTGTGAGGCGATCTTGGTGATCGGGCTCCTCTCCGGTGATGGTGAGCCCAGGGCCGCCGGGAGGGTGGGACTTCTCCCTGGATGATCACATTGGGGATGAGGTCCTCTCCAGGTTACATTCTCCGGTGCATTTTTCCCGGTTTTTCTCTCGTCGTCCGTTCATCCTAGTGGTGGATTTCCCTCGTTCTTCATTCCGTTTATGTTCTTCATCTGCTGCTCTTGCTTTGCGTGCTTGCATTGGTGGTTCTCCGGGTGATCTTCATGTTATAGTTTCTTATTGTGTTCAAAGAAAGTTGGGCTTTGGGTTTACACCCTCCAATCTTTCTCCTGCAAAGATTATGAAGCTCAGTTTTTCCTTTGGAGAGACAGTGATCCAAATTGGCGCAAAGAGTATGAGATTTGGTCAACTGATTTGGAGGCAGAGTGGACCGTAGTccaatgaaagaaaaaaaagatgtcaCAGGTTTTTAACCACAAATCAGGAATCTGTGTACTCAGCAGCATTCTAGtagcaaattttttttttcaaatcaaatcaaagtaAAGTTTCGTGAGCTCTGAGCGATGTTTGAAAAGATAATCAAAGTAAAATCAAAGtagaaaaatcataaaaaaaataagatgaAATATTGCCACCCATTGTAGGTGTAGTAGGTGCTGGTCCCCGCATGACCGAAGGATTTTCTTAGAGCTCACTCTAGTGTTCGAATGGGCAATTCTCTTATTCCGGTTAAGTTTGTTTTTGATtggctttcttcttcttttccggCGATCACCGTCGGTGGTAAGGGTCTCAATCATTCTGCTGTCGACGGCGTGATTCATGCAGGCGGGGTTAATGCAGGATCATCAAGTATTTCAATTTCAAAGTCTAATTTCAAGGGAGTGATTGATGCTGGTTCTTCGGATAAGTCTAAAGGTAAGGGCGTGGTTTTTGCTGACTCTGttgataattcaaattcaaaagtgTTGAATCCGCCTTCCTCTAAAAAGAAAGCAAACCCCACTGGGCCTCCTTGTCCCAAGTGTTTAAAATTGGGCCACTTGGAGTCTGAATGTATTAGTAGAGTGCGTTGTGCCTCTTGCTACAAACTGGATCACCAGGCTTTGGTCTGTTGGAATAAAAAGAATAAGAGCCAATCTTGGGTCCACAAGGCCCAACCCAGTTCGCAGCCCAGTTTTTTGGAGATTGTCTCAGTGGCTCCGAAGTTATCTCATGTGGccgtaaataaaaatattttaatcagCTCTTGTCCGATTACTTGCCTCGATTCTAGGCAGTTTCCGTCCACCGCTTCTTCTTCCTTGCTTCTTGCTCCCAGTCCAATCTACAGTGCCTAAGATTCTCCAATGGCGAATGTTAATCCAGACCCAACCCTGTTCGTGCCCCTGCAATAGCCATCAATGATGCTTGGATGCATCGCCTCCCTCGTGCGGATTTGATTATCACAGATGATCCCCCGAAGAGGCATGAAGATGCTTCTTGCCCCCTTCGCTGCTTGAACTCTATGCCCAGTTCATCCAGATGATAGTAGATTATGTTCAGAATACTCTTGGATTCCATGTTTTGGATACTAGTAGGCATGCTTCGGAGTTTGCTTATGTTCACTTAGCTTCTGTTGTTTTAAGAGATGCCCTAGTTCTTAGGGGGGCCTATTTGGTCAATTATCAGTTTGTACTAAGGTTCTCCTACCATGACAACACTTCTACTTGTCGTAATTCTCCTCCAATTAGTCAAAGTTGGGTGATGTTTCTGGATTTTCCTTTGGATCTTCAAACTGACCGCATTATAGACAAGGCAGTAGGCACATTTGGTCGATTGCTTAGATGGTCTAACGACCCGAGGTTCAGAGGCAGAGTTCTGGCTAAAGTCATCTTCTCCATGGTAGAAGAAGTCCCCTCCAAGATAGTGATTAAAAAGTACACTAGTTTTGGGGGAGTTGGGCGATCCTGGACTATTTCTATTTTTGTCCTGAATGGGGACTTTGCTAATGCTCAGCCGGCTGATGAAGACCTGCCCTAGTAAACCATATTCCAATTCTGGAGCCACAACAAGTTGATCAACAAGGAAATGCTAATTTGGAAAATGCTGATGAAGATATGGGGGAGAACAGCAATAATGAAGCCCATGAAGAGCAGTCTCATAACATAAGTGTTGTTTCTCAACAATACTTAGGGGATTGGCAAATAATTCTAGTTTTGCAAAGTCATGCACCTATTGTTTCAATTCCTGGTAGATCCATTGTCAATAAAGTGCAGGATGTATCTGGAACTATTTTATCCTTGCTAGTTTACCCCCAATTCTGGAAATTGCTCAGTATCTATAGGTTTGTTCTGGGTGGGCCAAGGCTGAATGCTGCTAGTGGATGTATTCTGGGCCAGACCAATGCTTTAGCCCACTATCAGCTGGCAGTTCATCAGATGGTCCAGTTTGCTCTGCTGGCCTCTTCTTTGATCTGGGCCAAGGATAATTGGACTGCTCAATAGGCTTTGACAGTTCAGCCCATTCAAGCTGTTTACCCTCATGCTGATCCTACCCCCTTGGAGCTCCCAGCTAATCCTTTTCAACAGGACATATCTCCAACCCTGCTTCCCAAGCCTAGCAGGGGTAAAAGAAATTTGGGAAAAGTGGTTCTTATTGACTCTGGTAGAAGAAGGAGTGCAAGAATCAACAAGTTGACATATGGCTTCATGTCCCCTGATCCCAATCAGGGTGTGGGTAAGCCTAAGGAGAAAAACAAAGGCCAAGAGTTCTAAGAAGCTTAAAGCTTTGGCTGAAGAGAGTGGTATTTTATTCTCCCTTAATCCATTGCCCCTGGAATTCACTGATCCTCCTAATTCTGGTGATGACACTGACGCTGCCCCCTTTGATTGTTCTATTCAGCTTCTACAGCAGATAGGGGTTGATCTTTGTGGTCTTGGCAAGGAGGAGGTGTCAGCTGAGGCCTTGACTTCCCAGACTAGAGCTGGGAAACATGTTGATGCTTCTCCATGATTTGCTTAATGGGTTGaattgctgtttatttttgtggGACTAGACTTGTAATTAAAGCCTGTGGGGTTGCTGTCATACTTTTCTTATTCAGTACCAGCTCCTCTCTTGTGTCTGCCTGgatatttggatttttttgtGTCAGACATGGTCACTGTGGGTGTTATGCTATGCATGGACCTTTAGTTCTGTTCTTTAATCCTGGAATGTTCTTTGTTGGAATGTAAGGGGGTTAAATTCTCTAGCTAGCTGTCATGCTGTTAAGCAGAAAATAGATGAAAGCGCATGTTCAATTTTTTGCCTGCAAGAGACAAAGAAGGATCTCTTTGACCACAGCTTCATTAGATCTTTAGCCCTAAAAAGATTTGATAGCTATCTTTTCTCCCCCTCAGTGGGTGCTTCAGGGGTGTCCTAGTTGGTTGGTGTAGTTATGTCTTTTCGGGTTCTCTTGTGGAGCAAACTCAACATGCCCTAGTGATAAGTTTTACCTGAAAGATGAATGGGTTAACTTGGGTTTTAGTAAATGTCTATGGTCCTTCCCATGGTCCTGGTAGAGATGACTTTGTAAATTGGTTGCAAGATCTACAGATTGATAATGACTATTGGATTGTCCTTGGGGACTTTAATTTCTACTGATCAGTCGAGAACAGAAATAAGCCAGGAGGTAATATGAACgataattttatatttaatgAAGTCATTAGCTCTCAAGGGCTTCTAGAAATTCCTTTGCAAGGCCGTTCTTATACATGGAGCAACATGCAAGTTGATCCTCTTCTTGAGCAACTTGAGTAGGTTTTTACCTAATACTCATGCTTTGGTGATGGCTAGAAGTGCCTCTGATCATGCTTCGATTAAAGTCCAAATTGCTACTACAATCCCCAAATCAAATGTATTTCGCTTTGAAAACTTTTGGCTGAATTAGGCAGGTTTTCATGATCAAGTCAGAAATGTGTTGGAGGGCTTCAGAGTTACTCAAGATCAGGCAAACATAATTTCGGCCAATTTCAAAAGATTAAGAAGCTCTCTTAAAAAGTGGAGTTCTTGTTTGGCTAAACTCTCCAGGACTACAGAGAATTGTAACAAGGTGATCTTGTTTCTTGATAAACTGGATGAATTCCGCTTATTGAATGTTCCAGAGCTAAGATTCAAAATGATTGTTAAAAGCCAAGTTGCTTCTCTTCTAAGTTGGCAGTAACAATATTGGAAGCAAATATTTAAACAGAAACTGGTTCTTCTTGGAGGGGAAAACACTTAGTTCTTTCATGCCATGGCCACTGAAAGATTTAGAAATAATGACATCTCCTTTCTTCAAGATTCAAATGGCAATCAAGTGAGTGATCATGAAGGAAAGGGTGCCATCTTTTGGAAAGTTTCAAGGATAGAATGGGGCTTACTGATAATCCTGAAATGGTTTTTGATGTCTCTGAGTTGATAGAAGACAAAGGGGATCTCTCTTCTTTATGTGCACAGATAACCACTAAGGAGATTGATGAGACTGTGAAAAAAATGCCTGGTGACAAAGCTCTTGAACCAGATGGCTTCGATGGGTGTTTTTTTAAATCTTGCTAGGGAATAATTGCTCAAGACTTCTGTAGACTTTGTACTGATTTCTGGGGAAGTACCGTTAACTTATCTGCAATCAAATATTCTTACAAAACTTTGGTCCCAAAGAAGCCTAGTCCTCAATCCCCTAATGACTTCAGGCTGATCTCCCTCATGAATTTCTTTGTAAAAAttatttgtaaagtttttgcTGATAGACTGCAACCATTGATGACAACATTGtcatttgtgtaccctggccggtcacattctgcttgaaattctattcgggaatttccaGGCGTGACACATGCGTGCCTCACGTGCCCCTCACGGGCGCTGCATGCACGCGCGCGGCAGCGTGTGCGCTGGTAGGTGGGACCCACACGCTGATCGTCCCcgacctccagccgccggcctcctctctctcccgaaaACCTAGCTTCTTTCCCGACCAAATCCCCCCCAATCCGATGCCCAAATTCCAAATTAATTGGGGGCAATTAGAGCATGCCCATCAACCACCCAATATTTGATTCCCCAAAAATCTGAATTAGGaataccaaaataaaaattgggTCCAACAATCACCCCCTCCTCCAAAAACGAGGGGGTCCACGGGTAATAGCAAAGTGAGCTTGAAGCACTCCAAATGGTTGTTCAATGTCCTTCTTAGCAGCTTCTTGTGCTTTGGTAAAATATTTCCTCTTATTTCCTTGTGGTAGCTTCATGCTCTTCACAAGTGTTGCCCATGAAGGATAAATACCATATGTAAGATAGTAACCCATAGTCATGCCCTTTGATACTAAAATTAACTTTAGGAGCGTGCTCTTAAGCTAGCTTTGCAAACAATGGCAACCGTGGAAGGACATTAATATCATTGTGAGAATTAGGTGAACCGAAGAACGCATACCAAATCCATCAGTCATGTGAGGCAACGGCTTCTAAAACTAAAGTAGGAACTTACTCTTTCTCTTTATATACTAGCCTTGCCATGCGGTCTAGTAGTTCTTCCACTACCAATGCAAACAATCTAAAGAACCCAACTTTCCTGGGAGCCCTCTTTCTCCCCCCTGAGCAAGTAATCTAGCTTTGTCATTCTCGTTTGGTGTTCTCATATACTCCTCTCCATAAACTTCATCAACAGCCACCACAAACCTTTTAAAACTCTCAATAACGGTACTACCTCCAATACGAACATACTCATCAATTGCATCTGTTGCTATTCCATAACATAACATGCGTGATACTGTTGTTACCTTTTGTAAACATGACAGTCCAAGGATACCAGTCGCATTTCTCTTCTGCACAAAATATTCATTATGTGCTTCAATAGCATTCATTATGCGTAAAAAGAGAGGTTGTCTCATTCTAAACCTGCACAGTAATTAACAATAATAATTCTCGTCTATATCAATTTTGCAAACAAAGATTGACAAAACAAAAGGCACGGCTACAAACCTGCGTCTAAACTGAACATCAAGGTATGTAGGTTCCTTGGAAAAATAATCATTATACAATCTCCAATGACCAGTCAAATTTTCCTGATTAATTACTGTATGACCTAAAACATATCCACCACCTTTTGAACTTCACCATTGTTGAACTCACCGTGCACTATATCAACCGCCGAAGAAATAAATTCTTCGCCGCCATCCGATAAAGACTCCTCATCCAATAGCATTTGGATTGGTGATTCGGAATAAGATCCTCTAACCCAACTACAACCTGGCCCTTACATGGTGGA harbors:
- the LOC4350398 gene encoding mitochondrial dicarboxylate/tricarboxylate transporter DTC, which produces MAEAKQQQQQPQAATAAAASGVWKTVKPFANGGASGMLATCVIQPIDMVKVRIQLGEGSAASVTKKMLANEGISAFYKGLSAGLLRQATYTTARLGSFRVLTNKAVEANDGKPLPLVQKAGIGLTAGAIGACVGSPADLALIRMQADSTLPAAQSRNYKNAFHALYRIAADEGVLALWKGAGPTVVRAMSLNMGMLASYDQSVELFRDTLGAGEVTTVLGASAVSGLCASACSLPFDYVKTQIQKMQPDASGKYPYTGSLDCAMKTLKSGGPFKFYTGFPVYCVRIAPHAMMTWIFLNEIQKLEKRLGL